AGTCGAGAACCGCGGTGTTTTCGGTCACGGTATCGCCGTCGTCGAAGACGAGCAGCGGTACATAGCCCTTGGGATTGATCACGGTGTAATCGTCGCCGTGTTCGGTCCGTTTGGTCCTGATGTCGACGCGTTCGAATTCGGCATCGAGTTCTGCCTCGTGCAGCGAGATGCGGACCGCGAGACTGCAGGCGCCCGGCGCATAATATAGCTTCATCATTTCACTCCTCTGCGCGGGGGATGCGGGACGCGCATGTTTGCCGGCGTCCCGCATCCCCACGAAGGTCAGGCTACCGCGGCGACCGATGCGTCGACCGGATGAACGGCGCGAAGGCCGATCTGCACGCGGTTCCAGAGGTTTATCGCGCCGATCAGCAGCGTGAGATGGGCGATCTCGTTTTCATCGAACTGGCTCTGAAGCAGCGCATAATCGGCGTCGGGCGCATGGGTCTTGGCGATCCGGGTCAGCGCTTCGGTCCAGTTGAGCGCGGCGCGTTCGCGATCGGTGAACAGCGGGGAATCGCGCCAGCCGTCGAGCAAATGGATGCGTATGTCGCTCTCGCCGTTCTTGAGCGCATCCTTGACGTGCATGTGGATGCAGAAGGCGCAGCCGTTGATCTGGGAGGCGCGCAGCCGGACCAGCTCCGCCAGGCTGTGTTCGAGCCCGCTCTGGTTGATGGCGGCCTCGACGGCGAGCATCGCCTTCGAACCTTCGGGCGCGACCTGGAAGATATTCATGCGGGGGGTCATTTCGTTTCTCCTTGAGTGGAACGGAAACGGGCGTCGGCGACTGCCCAGAAAGTCAGCGCCGCGCCGAGAAGCGCGGGGAAGGTGACGGCGGGGAAATCGCGCAGCAGTGCCGAGGTGCCACAGATGCCGACCGCGACTTCCCAGAAATGGAAAAGCGCATGACAGCCGAGCCAGAGCGTCGCGGCACCCCACAACACGATGCGGAACTCCCGCCGTATCGCGCCGGTCAGGAAGGCGGCGCCGAGGAACAGGAAGATGATGCCGATGTCGCGTATGAAGTGCTGGTTGAACGGTCCGGTGGTCGTCACGCCCGGCACGGCGAAATACCAGCCGGTAGGCGAGGCGAGCATGAAAATGCCGTTGGCCAGCGCGCCCAGGCCGAGAATGGCCGCGAGCGGGATGCAGATATTCCGGAGCATAATCGGGTCCTTCGGATATATGGTGGCGCGGTTCATTTCCGCGGCGGGGGCGGCGGCACGTTGGCGAGCCACCAGTCGAAGCGCGTGGTGCCGAGCCGCGCGTTCGGCCCGGGCATCAGCGCGGCATCGTCCAGCCGGATTCCGAAATACGGCGCCTCCGGATCCGCGATCACCTTGCGCGGGTCCTTGTCATAGGCGAGCACCCGCGCGACCAGCGCGTCGATGTGGAAGGCCTCGGGGCCCGCGACTTCGATCGTGCCGTGGGTAGGCTCGGCGAGCGCCGCATCGACCATCGCCGCCGCGACATCCTGTGCAGCCATCGGCTGGAAACGCGCGTTCGAAAGCCGGACGCTGTCGCCATCGGCTGCCGAGGCGGCAATGCCGCGAAGGAATTCGAAGAACTGCGTCGCATGAACCACACTGAACGGGATCCCCGATTCCCGGATCAACTTCTCCTGCGCGAGCTTGGCGCGGAAATAGCCGCTTTCCTGCAGCCGCTCAGTGCCGACCACCGAAAGCGCCAGGTGATGGCGGACGCCGGCGGCCTTCTCGGCCGCGGCGATGGTCCGCCCTGCGGTCTGAAAGAAGTCCAGCGCGGCTGCGCCGTCGAGGGAAGGCGAGTTGGAGACGTCTATCACCACCTCGGCGCCGTCGATCGCTTCGCCAAGGCCCTTGCCGGTAAGCGTATCGACGCCGGTGTTCGGCGCCGCCGAGAATACGTCATGGCCGTCACGGGCCAGCGATGCGACTATCTTCGAGCCGATCAGTCCGGTTCCGCCAATCACTGTGATCCGCATGTCTTCACCCTGTTTTGCAATGACGCCTTCCGGGGCGGTTACGGCTCCGGAACGCGAGCAAGATCGCGGATCGGGCCCGGCATCTCCATCGTGCCAAGGCATGTGCCGGCCTCGCCAAAGGTCAGGCGACCCTTACCTTTTGGGCAGGGTCTGGCATGCTCCGAAGCGCGCCGACCGGATTTGGTGGGGCGCATGCGATTGCCGTTCCCGTGGGTGAGGACGTCGATCTGCGGCCCGGCAAACCGCTTGAAATGTAGGATTTCGCCCGCGGGATCGACGCTCGGGGACGCTTGCCCTCGCTCTTTGACAGCGTCGATCCCGGCCGGAGCGCACACTCGCGTTGGCTGAAGCTTCGGGATTTCCGCATGGCCTCGCCGCCGCTGGACATGCGCGACAGTGTGACCCTGGTGTGACCTTTGGTTCGCAAAATGCGCAGCCTTGCGGCGCCACCAGCGCCGGTCTGGCCGCGTCCTGCGAATTCACGGCGCACCGCCACGGCCGTCCAGCGCCTGGTACAGCGCGCGCAGCAGCGCGTCGTCCGCCACGGGTTTGGTGAACCAGGCGGCGGCCCCGCCCAGCATCGCCTGGGTGCGGCTGGGTTCGTCGGTCGTGGAGGTGATGAATAGTATCGGCAGCGTGGCGCCACGGGCGCGCAGCCGGCGCTGCAGCTCGATCCCGTCGATCTCGGGCATCCTGACATCGGTGACGAGGCAATCGAAGCTATCGAGGGCGGTATCGGAGAGCAGCGCCGCCGCGCCGTCGAATGCCCGTGCCGACAGGCCTTCGACCTCGAGGAGGTCGCAAAGCGCCTCGCGCACGGCCTCGTCATCATCCACGATCGCGATCACGGGTACGGGCAAGCGGAGAGTCCTCGCTGACACGGCCGGCCTGGCCATACCCGGATGTCGCTGAATTCATGGAGGTTCGTAACCACACCATGGTCTAGGTCGCCCGTTCGCGGAGCGCGGCCGGAAGCGTGTTCCAGGCGTGGATGAGTTCGCCGATCGACGCCGCCTGCATCTTCTTCATGACGCTGCTGCGGTGAAGCTTGACTGTGACTTCGCTGATGCCAAGCGCGAAGGCGATCTGCTTGTTGAGCCGCCCCTGTGCCACCATCTGCAGCACCTGCCGCTCGCGCGCGGTCAGCGTGGCGTGGCGATCGGCCTGGCACTGCACGATCCGCGCTTCGGCGCGCTGGGCCAGGTCGCGCTCGATTCCGATCGTCACTGCGTCGAGCAGCGACTGGTCGCGGAACGGTTTGGTCAGGAAATCGACGGCGCCGGCCTTCATCGCCTGGACGGTCATCGGAATGTCGCCATGCCCGGTGATGAAGACGATCGGCCTGGCGTGTCCGCTCGCGGCGAGATGCTGCTGAAGATCGAGCCCGCTCCAGCCGGGCATGCGCACGTCGAGCACGAGGCAGCAGCACCGGTCGGGAAGCGCGGTCTCCATCAGCTCGCGGGGAGAGGCGAAGCCGACTGCCTCCAGCCCGACCGATTCCATCAACTCGGTGAGCGCGTCGCGAATGGCCGCATCGTCGTCGACGACCAGCACGAGGGGGCGTTCATGCGCGATCGACGCGGCGAAATGCGCGGCGATATCGGGCACCGGCCTTGGCGGGGCTTCACGGGTCAATAGCGATCCCTCGGTCATTGGTTCGGCCTCCGCGCGGCTTTAGTTGCGAGAGCACAGGGTCTCATGGTGCAAGCCGGCGCGGACTCCCGAACCGGGTTAGGATGGATGCCCCTCCTTGATCCGGGGCTCGAGCCGGATGACCCGGCGGCCGAACCGGTGCGCATCGACCGGCCAGCAAGGCGCCACGGGTGGCGCCGTCCGGATAGCGGGAGATCAGATTGGGCACAGGTCGGTCTCTAGCCGCACGGGCGGCTCCCGGCAGTCTCCTGACCGGGAATGTTCCGATCCCCCGTTCGGGGGTGGCGGCTTGGTGCTCGGCGTGCCCCGTGCGGAGGAGGCGATCATCGAACCCGAACGGGAACGGCGCACATGATCGCGTCGCTGGCGCTCCCGGCCGTTAGGCGCACGG
This genomic stretch from Sphingomonas sp. LM7 harbors:
- a CDS encoding carboxymuconolactone decarboxylase family protein, yielding MTPRMNIFQVAPEGSKAMLAVEAAINQSGLEHSLAELVRLRASQINGCAFCIHMHVKDALKNGESDIRIHLLDGWRDSPLFTDRERAALNWTEALTRIAKTHAPDADYALLQSQFDENEIAHLTLLIGAINLWNRVQIGLRAVHPVDASVAAVA
- a CDS encoding SDR family oxidoreductase translates to MRITVIGGTGLIGSKIVASLARDGHDVFSAAPNTGVDTLTGKGLGEAIDGAEVVIDVSNSPSLDGAAALDFFQTAGRTIAAAEKAAGVRHHLALSVVGTERLQESGYFRAKLAQEKLIRESGIPFSVVHATQFFEFLRGIAASAADGDSVRLSNARFQPMAAQDVAAAMVDAALAEPTHGTIEVAGPEAFHIDALVARVLAYDKDPRKVIADPEAPYFGIRLDDAALMPGPNARLGTTRFDWWLANVPPPPPRK
- a CDS encoding response regulator transcription factor, with the protein product MPVPVIAIVDDDEAVREALCDLLEVEGLSARAFDGAAALLSDTALDSFDCLVTDVRMPEIDGIELQRRLRARGATLPILFITSTTDEPSRTQAMLGGAAAWFTKPVADDALLRALYQALDGRGGAP
- a CDS encoding response regulator transcription factor, with protein sequence MTREAPPRPVPDIAAHFAASIAHERPLVLVVDDDAAIRDALTELMESVGLEAVGFASPRELMETALPDRCCCLVLDVRMPGWSGLDLQQHLAASGHARPIVFITGHGDIPMTVQAMKAGAVDFLTKPFRDQSLLDAVTIGIERDLAQRAEARIVQCQADRHATLTARERQVLQMVAQGRLNKQIAFALGISEVTVKLHRSSVMKKMQAASIGELIHAWNTLPAALRERAT